One Triplophysa rosa linkage group LG9, Trosa_1v2, whole genome shotgun sequence genomic window carries:
- the LOC130559258 gene encoding uncharacterized protein K02A2.6-like, with protein MHQATGILKQWSQATLELKGKLFVEVRYKGTEKTLPLFVIQGQGISLLGRDWFEPLGISVEGIHGIQLQSLEDILTEYAEVFQDIGACRAAPISIDIDSTTTPRFFKARPVPFALRPQLDEELDKLVAQGIFEPVRHARWATPIVTVAKKDGGLRICGDYRSTVNTAVKPDVYPLPTASELFSKLAGGVFFTKLDLKQAYQQLPVDDKAADLLTINTHRGLFRPRRLQFGVSTAVSIFQRFMDTLFAGIPGVQPYLDDILISGKSMEDHNAQLKAVLKRLAEAGLRLQKEKSIFAATQVEFLGFRVDKDGVKPTREKVEAIQKAPAPRNKTELQAFLGLLNFYNCFLPHKATVMEPLHRLLDHSATWQWGVKHETAFTLAKQLLQTDKVLVHYDGSRVVGSGQXSNYRMHRGVWHHFRSKTPRVGCSGSRVVVPDLARAEVLAMLHDAHPGIVHMKGLARNYVWWSGMDKDIEETVRACDTCQKSRHAPPRAKVHPWEWTTKRWSRLHIDLAGPFQGKLFLVVVDSHSKWLEVSLMSSMSSSAVINTLRLLFATHGLPDVIVSDNGAAFTSAEFQEFAEQNSIRHVTTAPYHPSSNGQAERMVQTAKESLYRFTKGDWQTRLARFLLSQHVTPNSATGKSPAELLMNRRLTTALDRLHPDYESDMHHRQELSADKCQDTVRKFKLNDMVYMRNYTKDSKWIPGIIVDITGPLSYKVSAYDGQVHRRHVDQLRKRVTTVANSSRPEPNGYTDRLPETVASGMPEPQPPAPNEGSLEPSENGNGSEDISGTPGLRRYPVRDHYPPKRFADFLDWGKGV; from the exons ATGCACCAAGCCACGGGAAtactaaagcagtggtcacaAGCAACTTTGGAATTGAAAGGAAAGTTGTTTGTGGAAGTAAGGTACAAGGGCACAGAAAAGACActtcctttgtttgtcattCAAGGGCAGGGCATTAGTCTGCTGGGACGAGACTGGTTTGAACCACTAGGGATATCAGTGGAGGGGATACATGGCATACAGTTGCAGTCTCTGGAGGACATCTTGACTGAATATGCAGAGGTTTTTCAGGACATTGGTGCCTGCCGAGCAGCCCCAATCTCTATTGACATTGATTCCACAACGACCCCACGTTTCTTTAAGGCACGGCCAGTTCCTTTTGCTTTACGGCCACAACTAGATGAGGAGCTGGATAAGTTAGTGGCACAAGGGATTTTCGAACCTGTGCGACATGCAAGATGGGCCACACCCATAGTGACAGTAGCAAAAAAGGATGGGGGTCTGAGAATTTGCGGTGACTATCGTTCCACGGTGAATACAGCTGTTAAGCCGGATGTGTACCCTTTACCCACAGCATCTGAACTTTTCTCAAAACTAGCTGGGGGAGTATTCTTCACTAAACTTGATTTGAAACAAGCTTACCAACAACTTCCAGTGGATGACAAAGCAGCAGACTTGCTAACTATTAACACCCATCGTGGCCTTTTCCGACCTCGGCGATTGCAGTTTGGAGTGTCAACAGCTGTTTCAATTTTTCAGAGATTTATGGACACTCTGTTCGCTGGAATTCCAGGAGTCCAGCCATATCTGGATGATATCCTAATTTCAGGTAAATCCATGGAAGACCACAATGCGCAGCTAAAGGCTGTTTTGAAGCGTCTTGCAGAAGCTGGTCTGAGGCTGCAAAAAGAGAAAAGCATTTTTGCAGCGACTCAAGTTGAGTTTTTGGGGTTTCGAGTGGATAAGGATGGAGTTAAGCCAACTCGTGAAAAAGTGGAGGCTATTCAAAAAGCCCCGGCTCCACGGAACAAAACAGAGCTCCAGGCCTTTTTGGGGCTACTGAACTTTTATAACTGTTTCCTTCCCCACAAAGCTACAGTCATGGAACCCCTGCATCGCTTGCTGGACCACTCTGCCACGTGGCAGTGGGGAGTCAAACACGAAACAGCTTTTACGCTAGCAAAACAGCTGTTGCAAACAGATAAGGTGCTGGTGCATTATGACGGGAG tcgtgtggtgggatcggggcagNCTAGCAATTATCGCATGCATAGGGGCGTCTGGCACCATTTCCGTAGCAAAACTCCAAGGGTGGGGTGTA GCGGAAGCCGTGTTGTGGTTCCGGACTTGGCGAGGGCAGAAGTACTTGCCATGTTACATGATGCTCATCCTGGCATTGTGCACATGAAAGGACTCGCAAGGAATTATGTGTGGTGGTCAGGTATGGACAAGGATATAGAGGAGACTGTAAGAGCATGTGATACCTGTCAGAAGTCACGTCATGCACCACCCAGGGCAAAGGTGCACCCTTGGGAATGGACAACGAAAAGATGGTCGAGGTTACACATTGACTTAGCAGGCCCCTTTCAAGGTAAACTATTTCTCGTAGTAGTGGATTCGCATAGCAAATGGCTCGAAGTATCTCTGATGAGCTCCATGTCATCGTCTGCTGTTATTAACACACTGAGGCTTCTTTTTGCAACACACGGCTTGCCTGATGTCATAGTATCAGATAATGGGGCTGCTTTCACCTCTGCAGAGTTCCAGGAGTTTGCTGAACAGAATAGCATTCGACACGTCACCACAGCTCCGTATCATCCAAGTTCAAACGGACAAGCTGAGCGCATGGTGCAGACAGCGAAGGAGTCTCTCTACCGCTTCACCAAAGGTGATTGGCAAACTCGACTTGCTCGCTTCCTGCTGTCACAGCACGTCACACCCAACTCGGCAACAGGTAAAAGCCCTGCTGAGTTGCTCATGAATCGACGACTAACCACTGCCCTTGACAGGCTACACCCTGATTATGAAAGCGACATGCACCACAGGCAGGAACTAAGTGCTGACAAATGCCAGGACACTGTAAGGAAATTCAAACTGAATGACATGGTGTACATGAGGAATTACACCAAGGACTCTAAATGGATACCGGGGATCATTGTGGACATCACAGGTCCTTTGTCGTACAAGGTCAGTGCCTATGATGGACAGGTACACAGAAGGCATGTTGATCAGCTACGGAAAAGAGTGACAACTGTTGCCAACTCGTCAAGGCCAGAGCCCAATGGCTACACTGATCGTTTACCTGAGACTGTAGCATCTGGAATGCCTGAGCCACAGCCACCAGCACCAAATGAGGGAAGCCTTGAACCTTCTGAGAATGGAAATGGGTCGGAAGACATATCTGGGACTCCTGGCCTGCGGAGGTACCCTGTAAGAGATCACTATCCTCCAAAAAGATTTGCAGACTTTCTGGACTGGGGAAAAGGAGTGTAA